The following proteins are co-located in the Bacteroidales bacterium genome:
- a CDS encoding HAMP domain-containing histidine kinase, giving the protein MIRKKAKGLISYIFAEEEDFPLEHRLVLSASIIGILISLIGSLINSLLSTSAIAVLVPIFLSLIVLVLYYFIRFRKIYKPVNFPVICISIIGISTIWIFNGGINGSNVMPALVILILGLLIVREREKIYVILLFLVSNISIFLIQFYRPDLITNFPSETERWIDHLITLIYSSILIYFIIRFVYDNYNIERLKALESERKLIQLNADKDRFISILAHDLRSPFNNLIGFSEELKENLQNLNKDQIESYVNTINTSAKNTYNLLDDLLTWEKALQGAIPFNPKKQNLGELCRDVLVNIKPFSDAKNITVNSYVDERIIVYADGYMLKTVLRNLVGNAVKFTNTGGSVQITAESDNSGITISVSDNGVGMTKENISKLFDIAQVIISAGTAKEKKTELGLLIYKEFVEKHGGRIRTENENGKGSNFRFTLPVVN; this is encoded by the coding sequence ATGATAAGGAAAAAAGCTAAAGGATTAATCAGTTACATTTTTGCCGAGGAGGAAGATTTCCCCCTGGAGCACAGGCTGGTATTATCTGCAAGTATTATAGGAATACTTATCAGCCTTATCGGTTCCTTAATAAACTCTTTGCTTTCAACGTCAGCAATTGCTGTTCTTGTACCTATTTTCCTATCCCTGATCGTACTTGTCCTCTATTACTTTATAAGGTTCAGAAAAATATACAAACCCGTCAATTTCCCTGTAATTTGTATCTCAATAATCGGAATCTCAACAATCTGGATCTTCAATGGAGGTATTAATGGTTCCAATGTGATGCCTGCATTGGTAATTTTGATACTTGGTTTGCTGATTGTAAGAGAAAGGGAGAAGATTTATGTTATATTACTTTTTTTAGTTTCAAATATTTCGATATTTCTTATTCAGTTCTACAGACCTGATCTTATTACAAATTTTCCTTCAGAAACTGAAAGGTGGATTGACCATCTGATAACCTTGATTTACTCTTCAATTCTGATCTACTTTATAATAAGATTTGTTTATGATAACTACAATATAGAGAGGCTTAAAGCTCTGGAAAGTGAGAGGAAGCTGATCCAGCTCAATGCAGACAAAGACCGTTTTATATCTATACTTGCACATGATTTAAGGAGTCCTTTTAACAATCTCATTGGTTTTTCCGAAGAGTTAAAGGAAAACCTGCAGAATCTTAATAAAGATCAGATTGAGAGTTATGTAAATACAATTAATACCTCTGCAAAAAATACTTATAACTTGCTCGACGACCTCCTTACATGGGAGAAAGCTCTGCAGGGAGCAATCCCTTTTAACCCTAAAAAGCAGAATCTCGGAGAATTGTGCAGGGATGTTCTTGTAAATATTAAACCTTTCTCCGATGCAAAAAATATAACAGTTAATTCTTATGTAGATGAAAGGATAATTGTTTACGCAGATGGATATATGCTTAAAACTGTACTGCGAAACCTTGTTGGTAATGCTGTAAAGTTTACAAATACAGGTGGTTCGGTACAAATCACTGCTGAATCTGATAACTCTGGTATAACTATTTCAGTTTCAGATAATGGAGTTGGCATGACAAAGGAAAATATTTCTAAATTGTTTGATATTGCCCAGGTTATTATTTCTGCGGGAACAGCAAAAGAAAAAAAAACCGAACTGGGATTACTTATCTATAAGGAATTTGTAGAAAAACATGGTGGAAGAATCAGAACAGAAAATGAGAACGGAAAAGGAAGCAATTTCCGTTTTACACTCCCTGTAGTTAATTAA